A genomic region of Arachis hypogaea cultivar Tifrunner chromosome 5, arahy.Tifrunner.gnm2.J5K5, whole genome shotgun sequence contains the following coding sequences:
- the LOC112801183 gene encoding wax ester synthase/diacylglycerol acyltransferase 5 — translation MERESSNEWEDEPLTPAGRLFAQPEMRQIIHCVVGTKNPFDIDSVKSELRKSAMLQHPRFTSLLVRDHRGREHWRPTQVDIERHVLIIDRPLSDADHDSAVNSYLADLSTEGLSMEKPLWELHILMAHNCAIFRIHHSLGDGISLMSMLLACCRKLHDPHSVPTIASSSSSSSSSSRSRNTTWPNILWNLAVTFWFCLVFALEFILRCLCVRDRKTPLSGGAGVELWPRKIATASFSLQDMKTVKTAVPTATINDVLFAVISSGISRYLDFRAPNGVQEGIQLTGLAMVNLRKQPGLQELSNLMKSNSGARWGNKFGMLLLPVYYHRSNNSDPLAYLKRAKAMIDRKKQSLEAHFSYKVGDLVMSTLGPKFASWLNYRILCNTTFTISNVVGPQEDIMMVENPVTYLRANNSALPHALILNMVSYAGRADMQVQVAKDIIPDPEFLAKCFEDALLEMKEQVTAKI, via the exons ATGGAAAGAGAGAGTAGTAATGaatgggaggatgaacctctaaCACCGGCGGGGAGGCTGTTCGCGCAACCGGAGATGAGGCAAATAATCCACTGCGTAGTTGGAACCAAGAACCCTTTCGACATCGACTCCGTCAAATCTGAGCTCCGGAAGTCCGCCATGCTCCAACACCCGCGGTTCACCAGTCTCTTGGTCCGCGACCACCGCGGCAGGGAGCACTGGCGCCCCACCCAAGTTGACATCGAGCGCCACGTCCTCATCATCGACCGCCCTCTCTCCGACGCCGACCACGACTCCGCCGTCAACTCCTATCTTGCCGATTTGTCAACGGAGGGACTCAGCATGGAGAAACCCTTGTGGGAACTCCACATCCTGATGGCTCACAATTGCGCCATCTTCCGAATCCACCACTCCCTTGGCGACGGCATCTCCTTGATGTCTATGCTCCTCGCCTGCTGTAGGAAGCTCCACGATCCACACTCTGTCCCCACCatagcctcttcttcttcttcttcttcttcctcctctcgcTCTCGCAACACCACCTGGCCGAATATTCTTTGGAATCTTGCGGTTACCTTCTGGTTTTGCTTGGTCTTTGCCCTAGAGTTCATCCTGCGGTGTCTGTGTGTTCGTGACCGCAAAACTCCGCTCAGCGGCGGCGCCGGCGTTGAGTTGTGGCCCAGGAAGATTGCTACTGCCTCCTTTTCCCTCCAAGACATGAAGACCGTCAAGACGGCTGTTCCCACTGcg ACCATAAATGATGTTCTATTTGCTGTTATATCATCTGGGATATCAAGATACTTGGATTTCCGAGCACCCAATG GGGTGCAAGAGGGGATTCAGCTAACAGGTTTAGCTATGGTTAATCTGAGAAAACAGCCAGGACTGCAG GAACTATCCAATCTGATGAAAAGCAATTCAGGAGCAAGGTGGGGTAACAAATTCGGTATGCTTCTCCTGCCTGTATATTATCACAGAAGCAACAATTCAGATCCTCTAGCATATCTCAAGAGAGCTAAAGCAATGATCGACAGAAAGAAACAgtctttggaggcccatttctcaTACAAAGTTGGAGATTTAGTAATGTCAACTCTTGGTCCAAAG TTTGCTAGCTGGCTAAATTACCGGATTCTCTGTAACACTACCTTCACAATCTCAAACGTGGTCGGACCGCAAGAAGATATCATGATGGTAGAAAATCCAGTAACATACTTGCGGGCAAATAATTCTGCCTTGCCTCAT GCACTCATTTTGAATATGGTGAGCTA